One window from the genome of Planktothrix serta PCC 8927 encodes:
- a CDS encoding LbetaH domain-containing protein yields the protein MNISPPQLLNPDVYVSGDVTIDPDATLAPGVILQAATDSQLRIAAGVCIGRGVIIQVYQGILEIEAGVVLGSGVLILGSGTIGENACIGSETTILESSIAPQQVVAARSLIGDQSRLLEPEQVPPPPEPPQSPEPQRISTFEDEFDPLSELASFPPEPQITAILEEKPAQPSDVLSTSPEPETAIASSSEQSEETALAPQSPESLELSSQPLPPIIYGKDHLSQLLDTLLPHRKAFNNPQN from the coding sequence ATGAACATATCGCCACCGCAACTCCTAAACCCTGATGTTTATGTGAGTGGCGATGTCACTATCGATCCAGATGCCACCTTAGCACCAGGAGTAATCCTACAAGCTGCAACTGACAGTCAGCTTCGGATTGCTGCGGGAGTTTGTATCGGTCGGGGAGTCATTATTCAGGTTTATCAAGGTATCCTAGAGATAGAAGCCGGGGTAGTGTTGGGGTCGGGGGTGTTAATCCTGGGATCAGGAACTATTGGGGAAAATGCCTGTATTGGTTCAGAGACAACGATTTTGGAGAGTTCTATTGCACCTCAACAAGTCGTTGCTGCGAGATCTCTGATTGGGGATCAATCTCGTTTATTAGAACCAGAACAGGTGCCTCCCCCACCCGAACCCCCACAGTCCCCAGAACCCCAGAGAATTTCGACCTTTGAGGACGAGTTCGATCCTCTATCTGAGTTAGCCTCTTTTCCTCCTGAACCGCAGATTACGGCGATATTGGAAGAAAAACCTGCTCAACCTTCGGATGTTCTCTCAACTTCTCCTGAACCGGAAACGGCGATCGCATCTTCCTCGGAACAATCGGAAGAAACGGCTCTGGCTCCACAGTCTCCAGAATCGCTGGAACTGTCATCCCAGCCCCTCCCTCCGATCATCTATGGAAAAGATCACCTCAGTCAGTTATTGGATACCTTACTTCCCCATCGCAAAGCCTTCAATAACCCCCAGAATTGA
- a CDS encoding ribulose bisphosphate carboxylase small subunit, with protein MAVRGLAAPPTPWSKNLAEPKIDPTAYVHSFSNIIGDVRIGAHVLVAPGTSIRADEGSPFAIGENSNIQDGVVIHGLEEGRVKGDDGQYYSVWVGKNSSITHMALIHGPAYVGDNCFIGFRSTVFNARVGNGCIVMMHVLVKDVEIPPGKYIPSGSIITNQQQADRLPDVTEADSSFAADVIGVNQSLKAGYHCSENASCIHPIRNEAAGLGNGSGRDRSNSSTGSANLASEIVQQIGDLLAKGYKIGTEHADARRFRTGSWRSGAPITAKNTGEVVAALEACLREHTGEYVRLLGIDSKAKRRVLEEIIQRPDGPVAQKSGNGKVSTATTASGSASSASSDLGGQIGDLLAKGFKIGTEHADARRFRTGSWRSGPSISGSGVGDILSKLDAIISEHSGEYVRLIGIDPKNKRRVLEEIIQRPDGKVVSKSGSGKVSVSASAPASSATSSSSALGQQVGDLLAKGFKIGTEYADARRFRTGSWNSGPSISGSGVGDILSKLDAIISEHSGEYVRLIGIDPKNKRRVLEEIIQRPDGKVVKTAPAAAGASTSSTSAAPAPQSKFGNTVTDQVRDLLTKGYKIGTEHADARRFRTGSWHSCSPIQSNNISEVMAALEGCVNEHRGEYVRLIGIDSKAKRRVLEEIIQRP; from the coding sequence ATGGCAGTTCGTGGCCTAGCGGCACCTCCAACCCCTTGGTCGAAGAACTTGGCAGAGCCGAAAATCGACCCAACGGCTTATGTACATTCTTTTTCTAATATTATTGGTGACGTTCGGATTGGGGCCCATGTATTAGTCGCCCCCGGTACCTCGATTCGCGCCGATGAAGGCTCACCCTTTGCGATTGGCGAAAATAGCAATATCCAAGACGGCGTAGTGATTCATGGCCTAGAAGAAGGTCGCGTCAAAGGTGATGACGGTCAATATTACTCCGTTTGGGTTGGGAAGAATTCTTCAATTACCCACATGGCCCTAATTCATGGCCCCGCCTATGTGGGAGATAATTGTTTTATTGGATTTCGCTCTACGGTATTTAACGCTAGAGTCGGGAATGGTTGCATTGTGATGATGCACGTCTTGGTCAAAGATGTGGAAATTCCCCCTGGAAAATATATTCCATCGGGTTCAATTATCACCAATCAACAACAAGCTGATCGCTTACCTGATGTCACCGAAGCCGATAGCAGCTTTGCGGCTGATGTGATTGGGGTCAACCAATCTTTGAAAGCAGGTTATCACTGTTCTGAAAACGCTTCTTGTATTCACCCCATCCGTAATGAAGCGGCGGGTCTTGGTAATGGGAGTGGACGCGATCGCTCCAATTCCTCTACCGGGAGTGCCAATTTAGCCTCCGAAATCGTGCAGCAAATCGGGGATCTGTTAGCCAAAGGCTACAAAATTGGCACTGAACACGCCGATGCTCGTCGCTTCCGCACTGGATCTTGGCGTAGTGGTGCTCCGATCACCGCTAAAAATACTGGAGAAGTCGTTGCAGCTTTAGAAGCTTGTCTGCGAGAACACACCGGGGAATATGTGCGTCTGTTAGGGATTGATTCCAAAGCCAAACGCCGGGTGTTGGAAGAAATTATTCAACGTCCCGATGGCCCCGTTGCTCAGAAATCTGGCAATGGTAAAGTTAGCACAGCAACAACTGCTTCAGGTTCGGCCAGCAGCGCCAGTTCCGATTTAGGGGGACAAATCGGGGATCTGTTAGCCAAAGGCTTCAAAATTGGCACTGAACACGCCGATGCTCGTCGCTTCCGTACCGGATCTTGGCGCAGTGGCCCCAGCATCTCTGGCTCAGGGGTAGGAGACATTCTCTCCAAATTAGATGCCATCATCAGCGAGCATTCAGGAGAATATGTACGTCTGATTGGCATTGACCCCAAAAACAAACGCCGGGTGTTGGAAGAAATTATTCAGCGTCCCGATGGTAAAGTTGTCAGCAAATCTGGCAGTGGTAAGGTCAGTGTCTCTGCATCTGCACCTGCAAGTTCAGCCACCAGTAGCAGTTCCGCTCTGGGGCAACAAGTTGGGGATCTGTTAGCCAAAGGCTTCAAAATTGGCACAGAATACGCCGATGCTCGTCGCTTCCGCACCGGATCTTGGAATAGTGGCCCTAGCATCTCTGGATCAGGGGTGGGAGACATTCTCTCCAAATTAGATGCCATCATCAGTGAGCATTCTGGGGAATATGTGCGTCTGATTGGCATTGACCCCAAAAACAAACGCCGGGTGTTGGAAGAAATTATTCAACGTCCCGATGGTAAAGTTGTCAAAACTGCTCCGGCTGCGGCGGGTGCTTCTACCAGCAGCACCAGTGCGGCTCCGGCTCCCCAAAGTAAATTTGGTAACACAGTTACGGATCAAGTTCGGGATCTGTTAACCAAAGGTTACAAAATTGGCACTGAACACGCCGATGCCCGTCGCTTCCGCACCGGATCTTGGCACAGTTGTTCTCCGATTCAATCTAACAATATTTCGGAAGTGATGGCAGCTTTAGAGGGTTGCGTGAACGAACATCGCGGCGAATATGTGCGGTTGATTGGGATCGACTCCAAAGCCAAACGTCGGGTACTGGAGGAAATCATTCAACGTCCTTAA
- a CDS encoding EutN/CcmL family microcompartment protein, with protein sequence MQIAKVIGTVVGNQKEPSLRGSKFLLVRFVDENGEDISNGYEVAIDAVGAGVSEWVLVSRGSAARQIEGSEKRPSDAAIVAIIDTVSVENRLIYSKKDHY encoded by the coding sequence ATGCAAATTGCCAAAGTGATTGGCACGGTCGTCGGTAATCAAAAAGAACCCAGTTTACGCGGTTCTAAATTTCTCCTAGTCAGATTTGTCGATGAAAATGGAGAAGATATATCCAATGGATATGAGGTGGCGATTGATGCCGTAGGGGCTGGAGTGAGCGAATGGGTACTTGTCAGTCGAGGTAGTGCAGCCCGTCAAATAGAAGGGAGTGAAAAACGCCCCAGCGATGCGGCTATTGTTGCCATTATTGACACTGTAAGTGTGGAAAATCGCTTGATTTACAGCAAAAAAGATCATTATTAA
- a CDS encoding carbon dioxide-concentrating mechanism protein CcmK yields the protein MAIAVGMIETLGFPAIVEASDSMVKAARVTLVGYEKIGSGRVTVIVRGDVSEVQASVAAGVESVKRVKGGEVLSTHIIARPHENLEYVLPIRYTEAVEQFREMVAGRPINRP from the coding sequence ATGGCGATTGCAGTCGGCATGATCGAAACTTTAGGCTTTCCTGCTATTGTTGAAGCCTCAGACTCAATGGTAAAAGCTGCCCGTGTCACCTTAGTTGGATATGAGAAAATTGGCAGTGGTCGCGTTACCGTGATTGTACGGGGCGATGTGTCCGAAGTCCAAGCATCCGTAGCGGCGGGAGTTGAATCTGTCAAACGAGTCAAGGGTGGAGAAGTTTTATCGACCCATATTATTGCTCGTCCTCACGAAAATTTAGAATACGTTTTACCCATTCGCTACACCGAAGCGGTAGAACAATTCCGCGAAATGGTGGCTGGGCGTCCCATCAACCGTCCCTAA
- a CDS encoding carbon dioxide-concentrating mechanism protein CcmK — MSIAVGMIETLGFPAVVEAADSMVKAARVTLVGYEKIGSGRVTVIVRGDVSEVQASVAAGIESVKRVNGGQVTSTHIIARPHENLEYVLPIRYTDAVEQFRSY; from the coding sequence ATGTCAATTGCTGTTGGAATGATTGAAACCCTGGGCTTTCCTGCTGTTGTTGAAGCCGCAGACTCAATGGTAAAGGCTGCTCGCGTTACCTTAGTTGGATATGAGAAAATTGGCAGTGGCCGAGTCACCGTGATTGTCCGGGGCGATGTCTCCGAAGTCCAAGCATCCGTAGCGGCGGGAATTGAATCCGTCAAACGAGTCAACGGTGGTCAAGTAACTTCCACCCATATTATTGCTCGTCCCCATGAGAACTTAGAATATGTTCTCCCGATTCGCTATACCGATGCGGTGGAGCAATTCCGGTCTTACTAG
- a CDS encoding NAD(P)H-quinone oxidoreductase subunit F: protein MTDFLLQTSWWIPLYGLFGAILTLPWSTGLVRRTGPRPAAYFNLLMTVLAFIHGSVIFRTTWDEPIQQIIIHWVQTTDLDLSLALEISPVSLGSMELVTSLSLIAQCYALGYMEKDWALARFFALMGFFEAAISGLALSDSLLLSYILLELLTLSTYLLVGFWYAQPLVVTAARDAFLTKRVGDVLLLMGVVYLSTTAGSLSFSDLETWSETASLPPLTATLLGLALIAGPIGKCAQFPLHLWLDEAMEGPNPASILRNSVVVASGAYVLIKLQPVLALSPIASTTLVVLGTVTAIGASLVSIAQIDIKRALSHSTSAYLGLVFIAVGESQVDIALLLLLTHAIAKSLIFMSAGSIILTTNTQDLTEMGGLWSKMPATTTAFIVGSAGLVALMPLGTFWTMRRWVNGFWTVPLWLILVLLLVNCLTALNLTRIFGLVFAGKPQQKTRRAPEVAWPMAVPMVAMIIVTLLVPMMLQQWQLLLSWNAPFVEVPASGFAETLRQVTVPLLLISGLIGVTIGGAIYLYGMGSKPFKLPWKGLQDLFAYDFYIDRVYNLTVVLLVSRISALSAWIDRYIIDGIVNAFGLATLFSGEGLKYSISGQSQFYLLTIAVGVGGLVGLMLWLF, encoded by the coding sequence ATGACTGATTTTCTCCTCCAGACCAGTTGGTGGATTCCTTTGTATGGCTTATTTGGGGCAATCTTGACCTTACCTTGGTCAACAGGACTGGTGCGACGAACCGGGCCAAGACCCGCCGCCTACTTTAATTTGTTAATGACGGTTTTGGCTTTTATACATGGTTCAGTGATTTTCCGTACCACCTGGGATGAACCCATTCAGCAAATTATTATCCATTGGGTACAAACCACCGATTTAGACCTGTCCTTAGCCCTGGAAATTTCCCCAGTGAGTTTAGGGTCAATGGAATTAGTCACCAGCCTAAGTTTAATTGCTCAATGTTACGCCCTAGGATACATGGAAAAAGACTGGGCACTGGCTCGTTTTTTTGCCCTGATGGGATTCTTTGAAGCGGCAATTAGTGGATTAGCGTTGAGTGATTCTTTATTACTTAGTTATATTCTCCTAGAGTTATTAACCCTTTCTACCTATCTCCTCGTTGGCTTCTGGTATGCTCAACCGTTGGTAGTGACGGCTGCTAGGGATGCCTTTCTCACGAAACGGGTGGGGGATGTGTTGCTATTGATGGGGGTGGTTTATCTCTCGACAACGGCCGGAAGTTTGAGTTTTTCCGATTTGGAAACCTGGTCAGAAACGGCCTCCTTACCCCCGTTAACGGCTACCTTACTGGGTTTAGCGTTAATTGCGGGGCCGATTGGAAAATGTGCTCAATTTCCCTTGCATTTGTGGTTAGATGAAGCGATGGAAGGCCCAAACCCAGCCTCGATTCTGCGAAATTCGGTGGTGGTGGCTAGTGGGGCCTATGTTTTAATCAAACTACAACCCGTTTTAGCATTATCTCCGATTGCTTCAACAACGTTGGTCGTTTTAGGCACGGTCACGGCCATTGGTGCTTCCCTGGTTTCGATTGCTCAAATTGATATTAAACGGGCCTTATCCCATTCCACCAGTGCCTATTTAGGATTGGTATTTATTGCGGTTGGAGAAAGTCAAGTTGATATTGCCCTTTTATTATTGTTAACCCATGCGATCGCTAAATCTCTAATTTTCATGAGTGCGGGTTCAATTATTCTCACCACCAACACCCAAGATTTAACGGAAATGGGCGGGTTATGGTCAAAAATGCCCGCCACGACAACGGCTTTTATTGTGGGGTCGGCGGGTTTAGTAGCGTTAATGCCCTTGGGAACGTTTTGGACGATGCGGCGTTGGGTCAATGGATTTTGGACAGTTCCCCTGTGGTTAATTTTAGTGTTGCTATTGGTGAATTGTTTAACAGCTTTGAATTTAACCCGGATTTTTGGGTTAGTTTTTGCCGGAAAACCGCAACAAAAAACCAGACGCGCCCCAGAAGTTGCATGGCCAATGGCAGTACCAATGGTTGCCATGATTATTGTGACTTTATTAGTTCCAATGATGTTACAACAATGGCAATTATTACTCAGTTGGAATGCACCTTTCGTTGAAGTTCCTGCTTCTGGATTTGCTGAGACTTTGCGTCAAGTAACAGTTCCTTTACTGTTAATTTCTGGTTTAATCGGAGTGACAATTGGAGGAGCTATTTATTTATATGGAATGGGTTCTAAACCGTTCAAATTACCCTGGAAAGGATTGCAAGATTTATTCGCCTACGATTTTTATATTGATCGAGTTTACAATCTCACGGTTGTTTTATTGGTCAGTCGAATTTCTGCGTTGAGTGCTTGGATTGATCGCTATATTATTGATGGAATTGTTAATGCTTTTGGTTTAGCAACCTTGTTTAGTGGAGAAGGCTTAAAATATAGCATTTCTGGACAATCCCAATTTTATCTGCTCACCATTGCTGTCGGAGTCGGAGGACTCGTGGGACTGATGTTGTGGCTCTTTTAA
- a CDS encoding NADH-quinone oxidoreductase subunit M: MLSVLIWVPLLGAALIAFWPNISGKTARQLSLAIAGGLFLWSLVLAGLFDPSNPSLQFKEYIPWIKPLGLNYYLGVDGLSLPLVILNGLLITIAIASTDLFISRHQLYYASILLIAAGIAGTFLSQNLLLFLLFYEVELIPLYLLIAIWGGKRKGYAATKFLLYTAISGFLILASFLGIVWLTHTLDFDLDTISSTALGVSSLPLTTQLILLGGLLIGFGIKIPLVPFHTWLPDAHVEASTPVSILLAGVLLKLGTYGLLRFGVGLFPDAWLVISPWMASWAVVTVLYGAFCAIYQKDMKKMVAYSSIAHMGYILLAFAAANSISLLGSVMQMVSHGLISGLMFLTVGVVYRKAGSRDLDIIQGLLNPERGLPLIGTIMIMAVMASAGIPGLVGFVAEFIIFRGSMEVFPVQTLLCMIGTGLTSVYFIIMMNKAFFGRLSEYVVNLPPVQWRDRIPAIVLALIIVVLGIQPNLMVRLSDASTTALAHTQPLFANHLLEKP; the protein is encoded by the coding sequence ATGCTTAGTGTATTAATTTGGGTTCCTTTGTTAGGTGCGGCTTTAATTGCTTTTTGGCCGAATATTTCGGGTAAAACGGCTCGTCAATTGTCATTGGCGATCGCTGGAGGGTTATTTTTATGGTCGTTAGTTTTAGCCGGATTATTTGATCCGAGTAATCCCTCCTTACAATTTAAAGAATATATTCCTTGGATTAAACCCTTGGGATTAAATTACTATTTAGGGGTTGATGGTTTATCGTTACCTTTAGTAATTTTAAATGGTTTATTAATTACCATTGCGATCGCCAGTACGGATTTATTTATTAGTCGCCATCAACTTTATTATGCGTCTATATTGCTGATTGCGGCTGGAATTGCCGGAACATTTTTATCCCAAAATCTCTTATTGTTTCTGCTGTTTTATGAAGTAGAACTGATTCCCCTTTATCTATTAATTGCGATTTGGGGAGGGAAACGCAAAGGTTATGCAGCCACTAAATTTCTACTTTATACCGCCATTTCCGGCTTTTTAATTTTAGCTTCCTTTTTAGGGATTGTTTGGCTAACTCATACCCTTGATTTTGATTTAGATACGATTAGTTCAACGGCGTTAGGAGTCTCCTCTTTACCCTTAACAACTCAACTAATTTTATTAGGAGGTCTTTTAATTGGATTTGGAATTAAAATCCCTCTGGTTCCCTTCCATACCTGGCTACCGGATGCTCACGTTGAAGCCTCAACCCCCGTTTCTATTCTCTTAGCCGGGGTTTTATTAAAGTTAGGAACCTACGGACTATTAAGATTTGGTGTAGGCCTATTTCCTGATGCTTGGTTAGTAATTTCTCCCTGGATGGCAAGTTGGGCCGTAGTAACGGTTTTATATGGAGCTTTTTGTGCCATTTATCAGAAAGATATGAAGAAAATGGTCGCCTATAGTTCTATTGCTCACATGGGGTATATTTTACTGGCGTTTGCTGCCGCTAACTCCATCAGTTTGTTAGGGTCTGTGATGCAAATGGTCAGTCATGGTTTAATCTCAGGATTAATGTTTTTAACCGTTGGAGTTGTATATCGAAAAGCCGGAAGTCGAGACTTAGATATTATTCAAGGATTATTGAATCCAGAACGGGGTTTACCCTTAATTGGAACCATCATGATTATGGCAGTCATGGCGAGTGCAGGGATACCCGGTTTAGTCGGATTTGTGGCAGAATTTATTATATTTCGAGGCAGTATGGAAGTCTTTCCAGTCCAAACTTTATTGTGCATGATCGGAACCGGATTAACCTCCGTTTACTTCATAATTATGATGAATAAAGCTTTCTTTGGTCGCCTCTCAGAATATGTGGTAAATTTGCCTCCCGTCCAATGGCGCGATCGAATTCCAGCGATAGTTTTAGCCTTAATTATTGTTGTGTTAGGAATTCAACCGAATCTGATGGTGAGATTAAGTGATGCGTCTACAACAGCGTTAGCTCATACTCAACCTTTGTTTGCGAATCATCTCCTAGAAAAACCTTAA
- a CDS encoding CO2 hydration protein, with protein MTPTQFSATSQHPLSEYIYRLESGEALLPDYPENLVEVVGILKSYGIVLDAYSKNLIYIAEGQFLELFPFFKYFNGEVKTQKIFQYLWHDRINFEYAEYCMKIMFWHGGGALDRYLDSPEFVQLATAAIQAKIKGNLIIQPLHQLFPEFLLEQIRQLAYYSGLGQFWRVMSDMFISLSDRYDQGEIKSIPDVVNHILLALVEAANKPITYSVKINNKVYDILPKSAGLTFLMDTAVPYVEAVFFRGAPFPGTVSYNAQAHQIPTEQKDFAYGALYADPLPIGGSGIPPTQLMQDMRHFLPDYLHNIYQNSCRGEDDLRVQICQSFQKSMFCVTTAAIIGLAPHPISTTDPEQKQANRIYFENWMDRFLNSRLGEVNKPTSRECKLFPER; from the coding sequence ATGACCCCTACCCAATTTTCTGCTACCTCTCAACATCCTCTGTCTGAGTATATTTATCGCCTAGAGTCCGGTGAAGCCTTATTACCCGATTATCCCGAAAATTTGGTTGAAGTTGTTGGCATTTTAAAAAGTTATGGTATTGTTCTGGATGCTTATTCCAAGAATTTAATTTATATTGCGGAGGGGCAATTTTTAGAATTATTTCCGTTTTTTAAATATTTTAATGGAGAGGTAAAAACCCAAAAAATATTTCAATATTTGTGGCATGATCGGATTAATTTTGAATATGCTGAATATTGTATGAAAATTATGTTTTGGCATGGGGGAGGAGCCTTAGATCGCTATTTAGATTCTCCTGAATTTGTGCAGTTAGCCACCGCCGCAATTCAAGCCAAAATCAAGGGAAATCTAATCATTCAACCGTTACACCAACTTTTCCCAGAATTTCTACTTGAACAAATTCGACAACTTGCTTATTACAGTGGATTAGGTCAATTTTGGCGGGTGATGAGTGATATGTTTATTTCCTTGAGCGATCGCTATGATCAAGGAGAAATTAAATCGATTCCTGATGTAGTCAATCATATTTTATTAGCCTTAGTAGAAGCTGCCAATAAACCGATTACTTATAGTGTAAAAATCAATAATAAAGTTTATGATATCCTGCCAAAATCTGCCGGATTAACCTTTTTAATGGATACGGCTGTTCCCTATGTTGAAGCGGTTTTCTTTCGAGGAGCCCCTTTCCCTGGAACAGTTTCTTATAATGCTCAAGCCCATCAAATTCCCACAGAACAAAAAGACTTTGCTTATGGTGCATTATACGCCGATCCCTTACCCATTGGCGGTTCAGGAATTCCCCCAACTCAATTAATGCAGGATATGCGTCATTTTCTTCCCGATTATTTACATAATATTTATCAAAATAGTTGTCGAGGAGAAGACGATTTACGGGTGCAGATTTGCCAAAGTTTTCAAAAGTCTATGTTCTGTGTAACAACAGCCGCTATTATTGGATTAGCACCCCATCCTATTAGTACAACTGATCCCGAACAAAAACAAGCTAATCGTATCTATTTTGAAAACTGGATGGATCGCTTTTTAAACTCTCGTTTAGGGGAAGTTAATAAACCGACATCCAGGGAATGTAAGCTATTTCCAGAACGTTAA
- a CDS encoding type IIL restriction-modification enzyme MmeI: MVATPESLQKFIDFCKEHITGQERKEAQTFLDRFFKAFGYEGALEAGAKYEEAIKKASQKGKTGFADLIWKPKVLIEMKQRGEDLNKHYAQAFAYWQRLVPNRPRYVILCNFDEFWIFDFDNQLDEPVDKVALINLVERASAFAFMELGNRTPVFRNNQVEITEIAARRMGELFTTLQQRLSKESNSELIAQRFILQCVLAMFAEDRGLLPQDLFIACVQDCLQNKLSSYDIIGGLFREMNQTGITPAGRYKSEKSAITYNIGQRWAVTLCPEAEEKLELKVAKIIEYLDKNYLLKQWVISDIEATGSYGNCLTSRCNNQEIFQVFTSDLLEVMGEEGQVIELDASLIKDDEEWFKILIRDGVSIDLLGRGEMIPLTVLGKYVYVDKELFMW, from the coding sequence ATGGTAGCAACACCGGAAAGTTTACAAAAATTTATTGATTTTTGTAAAGAACATATCACAGGACAAGAAAGAAAAGAAGCACAAACTTTTTTAGATCGTTTTTTTAAAGCATTCGGTTATGAGGGTGCTTTAGAAGCGGGAGCAAAATATGAGGAAGCGATCAAAAAAGCGAGTCAAAAAGGTAAAACTGGTTTTGCTGATTTAATTTGGAAACCTAAAGTTTTAATTGAGATGAAACAACGGGGTGAGGATCTAAATAAACATTATGCCCAAGCTTTTGCTTATTGGCAACGTTTAGTACCTAATCGCCCTCGTTATGTGATTCTTTGTAATTTTGATGAATTTTGGATTTTTGATTTTGATAATCAATTAGATGAACCTGTTGATAAAGTTGCTCTGATTAACTTAGTAGAAAGAGCGAGTGCTTTTGCTTTTATGGAGTTGGGAAATCGGACTCCTGTTTTTAGAAATAATCAAGTAGAAATTACTGAAATTGCGGCGCGAAGAATGGGAGAATTATTTACAACTTTACAACAAAGATTATCAAAAGAAAGCAATTCTGAATTAATCGCTCAACGCTTTATTTTACAATGTGTGTTAGCCATGTTTGCCGAAGATCGGGGATTATTACCTCAAGATTTATTTATTGCTTGTGTACAAGATTGTCTGCAAAATAAACTAAGCTCTTATGATATCATTGGGGGATTATTTAGAGAAATGAATCAAACCGGAATTACTCCGGCTGGGCGTTATAAATCTGAAAAGTCGGCTATTACCTATAATATCGGTCAAAGATGGGCTGTGACTCTTTGCCCGGAAGCAGAAGAAAAACTGGAATTGAAAGTTGCAAAAATCATTGAGTATTTAGACAAAAATTATCTCTTAAAGCAATGGGTAATATCTGATATTGAAGCTACGGGAAGTTACGGCAATTGCTTGACTTCGCGGTGTAATAATCAGGAAATATTTCAAGTATTTACTTCTGATTTGTTGGAGGTAATGGGGGAAGAAGGTCAAGTTATTGAATTAGATGCTAGTTTAATAAAAGATGACGAGGAATGGTTTAAAATATTGATTAGAGATGGGGTTTCAATTGATTTACTGGGGAGAGGAGAGATGATACCACTGACGGTTTTGGGGAAATATGTTTATGTTGACAAAGAACTATTTATGTGGTGA
- a CDS encoding AbrB/MazE/SpoVT family DNA-binding domain-containing protein, producing MTAKINISNLGNSLALPIPDYIVKFFNLKAEDSVICSIENGKMVIEPVNNKISKYTLDELLAGEIEPGEEISWGKPEGEEFW from the coding sequence ATGACAGCAAAAATAAACATCAGCAACTTGGGTAATTCCTTAGCTTTGCCAATACCGGACTATATTGTAAAATTTTTCAACCTGAAAGCAGAGGACTCAGTAATTTGCAGTATAGAAAATGGAAAAATGGTTATAGAGCCTGTAAATAATAAAATTTCAAAATATACCCTAGATGAATTATTAGCAGGCGAAATAGAACCGGGCGAAGAAATCTCTTGGGGAAAACCAGAAGGAGAAGAATTTTGGTAA
- a CDS encoding BrnA antitoxin family protein produces MSVNDSSNISRTNWKALEAMNDEDIDYSDIPPLTDEFFDHATLRIPAAQARNLIQLDAEVIAWFREQSAEYKTTINSVLRRYIESSDGKQVV; encoded by the coding sequence ATGAGCGTCAACGATTCGAGCAATATCTCTCGTACTAATTGGAAAGCATTAGAAGCGATGAATGATGAGGATATTGATTACTCTGATATTCCACCTTTGACGGATGAATTTTTTGATCATGCTACGCTAAGAATACCAGCCGCCCAAGCTCGTAATTTGATTCAGTTAGATGCTGAGGTGATAGCATGGTTTCGAGAGCAAAGTGCCGAGTACAAAACTACAATTAATTCGGTGTTGCGGCGTTATATTGAGAGTAGTGATGGTAAACAAGTAGTTTAA
- a CDS encoding BrnT family toxin, whose translation MQFEWDEAKRSENIAKHRIDFADVSEMFDRPMLTEIDQRTDYGEDRWIGIGFLRNGVAVVVWTTKAG comes from the coding sequence ATGCAGTTTGAATGGGACGAAGCAAAGAGATCGGAAAATATTGCCAAACATCGGATTGATTTTGCAGATGTTTCTGAGATGTTTGATCGCCCGATGCTAACAGAGATCGATCAACGTACTGACTATGGGGAGGATCGTTGGATTGGGATCGGGTTTTTGCGAAATGGTGTAGCGGTTGTTGTCTGGACAACAAAGGCAGGATGA
- a CDS encoding DUF2281 domain-containing protein: MTIIEQIYEIVKSLPQEQSREILTFAEFIRAQHLNANPSSATLDTSTPWAELVYSLAGTWAEDFPTLEDIRGTLEVRNRVSQ; this comes from the coding sequence ATGACTATCATTGAACAAATCTACGAGATTGTTAAAAGCCTTCCTCAAGAGCAATCCCGCGAAATTCTCACTTTTGCGGAATTTATTCGCGCCCAGCACCTGAATGCTAACCCATCGAGTGCTACATTAGATACTTCGACTCCTTGGGCGGAACTGGTTTATTCCCTAGCTGGAACATGGGCAGAAGACTTTCCTACTCTGGAAGATATTCGTGGCACGCTGGAGGTCAGAAACCGGGTTTCTCAATAA